Below is a genomic region from Ailuropoda melanoleuca isolate Jingjing chromosome 8, ASM200744v2, whole genome shotgun sequence.
GGATCCAGGGGGCAACTCGGGGAACAAAGACAAGAGGGTCCAGTGAGCAAGCTCTGCCATCTGAATACGgagagagcaaagggagagaaggtTCAGAGTGTAAAACAGCCAACTGTTTCTAAGACAGACCTGAACCAGGAAATAGGACAGGACAGATGTGTCCTTCAGCAGAAGGAAAGCTTGGGTGACACAGCGAAGGTGGAAGAAGGAGAGGTGAGAGGGGTCGCCTGCCTTATGGGGTCACACAGAGCAAGGACACACCGATCCGTTTCCTCAGGCTCAGGTATGTAAGCACACAGTGCAGAGACTATCTCAACAGTAGGACCCAGGTTAGCGAGCAGACAGCCCAGGACGGGAGAGTTTTAGGTATTTGGGACACAGTCTCACCTCTGCGGCCATAACGCTACACAACCGAGAACTTGATCCCTTacgtctctgggcctcagtttcctaacttGTAAGTGAGGCAGGTGGGCGAGCTACGGCTCGTAGGTTCCGAGTATTCACTCTGAGTCAGGGACCTAATTGTGAACGTTTGGTGCTCATGAAATGGTTTCTGCTCGTATTATCGCCATTTCAGATGAAAGCCTGAGGCACGAAGAAGTGATTTCCACAGACTCATAAAGCTGGTCAGTGTCAGAGTCATGGTCCCAGCCTCATAGTCTAGCTTCTTTGTCCCTGCCGGCCTTTCTCTGTGCCGGTTCCAACACATGGTCCTGCAGCAAACGGACAGAGAAGTTGACACACAGAGTAATCAAAGCCTTACAGCTTCTCAGAGAAGCTTTTCAGGAGATCAGTATCAAGCTGGGGTTTGTAGCAGGGATAGATGTTAACTGTGGGGGGTAAAGAACAGTAGGGAAGGAAATGAAACGTTAATTgtaaagacagaggaaggaaattaGTGATGTGTGATTGCCACTTGTCTGCAGCAGAGACCAGAAGGGTGTTGTAACGCTCAAGAATAAAACATCTGAGGTGAGGATGAGGACAGAGACTTCCAGAAATAATGTCATGAGAAATAATTGAGAGAACTGAGAGTGTTAGTCAGGAGGAAAATGAGACCCCTTAAGGGATATGATCACTACTCCAATAACTAAAGGGCTGGTGCTGATGTAAAGAACCCCTTACAGGTGTCGGCAGGGGAGTCTTCCAGAGCCAGGGCAGGGCGCGTCAAGGAGGCATATCTGCTTCATCTCTGAATACAAAGGTTCTTGACCATCAAGACACCTAGTAAGACAGCAGCCTGTGCTATGTCTCAGGATTACTTATAACTGGATCTTGACTGTGGGAACTAGACATAAATCCCAGGCTTGCATAAAAAGTTCACAGAATTGGGTCCAAATTGAAGAAGGAGATTCCTGAGCTTCTGCTAGTATAAAGACTGTCTAGTTGTCTCAGTCTAGTGGGAAGGTTTCAGCACTACTTGCTCTCAGATCAAATGACGGATTTTCCCAAAGATAATGGGCAGAGTTGTTCTTAGAACATTCCAGAAGAGTGGAAGCCTCATCACCCTCTGCACTAAGTCGGAGCTCTACTTAGCCTCTTAATCCCAAATTTCCATGCGATCATGACAAGGAAAACCCTGATATGTGGGATCATTCTACACCTGTGCCAAAGGCTTCACAACTGATTATCATTAATAAATCTCCACACTTttaaatactactactaataataatataCTTCATTGCATGTAAGCAAACACTATTTGAGTCAAACTTAGGAGAGGCTGGATAGAACACTTTTCATTGGTTTTCGTTTTTTTCTGAATCAGTTTGTCATAAGAATGCTTTTCAGGTAAGTGATTTCTGAGGGCTGTTGCTCTCGTGTGGGTTAAATAAATGGCTTGatatttttggtctctttttctttttccataaaatgaCAGGATTAGGTGAGATGAACTTGAAATCACTACTTGATTTAGCAGACTGTGTATGAAACTTCCGGTGTCCTTGAATGGGACCATATCTTCTTAGGTCacttctcctgcctcctgcttcccccaTCCTATGAGCACTGTGCTTAAGGGCTTGCTACTCACTTTTTCAAACtagtattttcagctttgtgcAGAAACACAAATGTGGCCTCTTTGGGGGCATTTCCCTTTGTTAAATTCTTTCTGTTCACCATTTCAGCATGTGTGAATCCGACTCCCGCTGACCAATGACGAGGCAGAACCAGAGCGTGATCACTGAGTTCATCCTTATAGGCTTCTCGAATCTGGGGCATCTGCAGGTACCTCTCTTCTTCACCTTCCTCCTGGTTTACCTGACCACTCTGATGGCCAATGCCACCATCATGACTGTCATTCGTCTGGACAGGACTTTGCACACCCCTAtgtacttctttctctttgtcctctCCTTCTCTGAAACCTGCTACACCTTGGTCATTGTACCAAAAATGCTGACCAACCTGCTTTCCATGAGTCAGACtatttctttctctggctgtgcCGCTCAGCTCTTCTTCTTCATGGGCTTGGCTTGTACCAACTGTTTTCTAATTGCCGCCATGGGCTACGATCGCTACGTTGCCATCTGCAACCCTCTCAACTACACTCTTGTTGTCAGCCGAGCCACCTGTGTGCTGCTAGTTCTGGCCTCCAGCTGCTGTGGCTTCCTGATCTCTGTGGTCGTCAATGTCCTGGTGTTTAGTGTGCCCTTCTGCGCCTCCAATCAGATCAACCACTTCTTCTGTGATATTTCCCCGGTCATAAAACTAGGCTGCTCTGACACGAGCCTGAAGGAGATGGTCATCTTCTTCCTCAGCATTCTGGTCTTGCTGGTTCCCTTTGTGCTGGTCTTCATCTCCTATGTCTTCATCGTCTCCGCCATCCTCAAGATCGCATCAGCTGAGGGACAGCGGAAGGCCTTCGccacctgtgcctcccacctCACGGTGGTCGTCGTGCACTATGGCTGCGCCTCCTTCATCTACCTCAGGCCCACGTCCCTATACTCCTCAGATAAGGACCGGCTCGTGGCAGTGACCTACACTGTGATCACCCCACTACTCAATCCCCTTGTCTACACACTGAGAAATAAAGAAGTGAAGAGCGCTCTGAGTAAGNNNNNNNNNNNNNNNNNNNNNNNNNNNNNNNNNNNNNNNNNNNNNNNNNNNNNNNNNNNNNNNNNNNNNNNNNNNNNNNNNNNNNNNNNNNNNNNNNNNNCTTTTGTCCCTTCGGTAATGTGTAACATCAAGAAAGCATGTTAAAATTACTCAGATTTTCTAGAATTGCTGCATGCTGCATCTGAGAGTTGCTGAGAGCCCTCTGTTCCCTCAGCCCTCTTGCCTGGCCCCAATTTTGAACAATTTGGCGTTTGGTGAGTTGCCTCTATTTTCCACAATCAACTCAGCTGTTAATTAAACCCACAGCAACATCTCCATGACAATTACACTGGCATCAGGAGACCCAACAAAGAGCCACCCACTACCAATAAATACAACGAAAGTGCCAACTCTTCTATGATCAGTGTTTGATGTGGGTTGCGGACTTTGGTCAATTGGCACAAAATGGCAGGAGGAAACTGGTTGCATTAGGTCGGGGTCTAAGTCCCCAGACCATCATCACATCTCTGTCCCTGAGTAGAGATCAGTATCCTCTGTCCTATTTTgacctttcccctttctccacttcagATTGGGTTCTGTCTCCAGCAgcctctgtgcctctgttcctCTTAGGAAGAGGGAGGGCAGATGGGAGACCATCACTGAATAACAGACTTCCATCTGGGACTGAACCCTTATCCAACTGAGAAACTGGACAATGGACAGGAGGTGAGAGTAAACATCTAGCTCCCAGTGGGATCTATGGTTTTACAGCTCAggtaagagacagagaagggtgACGGGCCCATGCAGGTGCAGTGCCACTAAAAACAGAGACCTCCACAAGTAAGGATGGGGTTTCCAAATAACAGTAACTGGAACTGTTTAAGCTTTAAAGTGAATTTCTGTAAAACTATGCATATAAATTTTATGCATACCCTAACTGACTCAGTGTGCTCCCTCAATATACATTGACACTGTCTTGGTTCTGATTTAACTCAGAAGGGCACTCAACAgtatttttaatcagaaaatctTTTGTTCATTATAGCAAGGATACTTAACCTGAAATCTACCCTCTTCATAAACGTGAAGTATATAATACCGTAGTGTTGACTACAGACACGATGCTGAAAAGCAGATGTCTAGAACGTGTTCATCTTCTGTGGCTGACACCCATACCCACTGAACAGCCACTCTgcacttccccttcccctgacCCTGGCAGTCACCATTCTGCTCTGTGTCTATGTGTTTGAGTCTTTCGCTTTCTCCCGTAAGTGGAATTTGGCCTTCTGTGACGggcttacttcactcagcatcatgtcctCGAGGTTCGTGTTATTGCAaattgcaggatttcttttttttttttttaagtctgaataacATCCCattgtgtacatacatatacctACAAAATCTTAAATAACTTTTTTCAGAGATGACAGTGGTGTGTGGCATCTAGACTATTACAGTAACTAATACAGGTCCTAGTCCTTAGTGAGTTCCCTGCGAACAATGATAGTTGACAGGTGGGAAGACACAGAAACCCAGAAGAACACAAAATCAGAGTCAGTCAGAAACACTAGCACAGGCTCATAGACCAGGGGCTCAGGAACAGAACATGGGAATGTCTGCACAAGATGCACAAAGAGGGAGTTAGTATCTACGTAATACACCCTTCGAGGAGGCATAATAACATTCTGAAAGACAGAtactactcttctttttttttaataataattttttattatgttatattagtcaccatacagtacattccaagtttttgatgtaaagttcgatgattcattagttgcgtataacacccagtgcaccaatgcaatacgtgccctccttactacccatcaccagcctatcccattcccccaccccctcccctctgaggccctcagtctgtttctcagagtccatagtctctcatagatACCACTCTTCTGTTGCTAACACATTCTCTTGGTTGCTTTCTGGTCTTGGGGTCTTCACAGCACTCTCTGACACTCAATGTCTTCATCTCTCAGATGAGACTGCTGGGCTAGAGTTTGAAGATCTCCTATGACTATAACATTTATGACTCAGACTTCTTGGAGATCCTCCTGGGTAAGAGACAGGGCTGAGGCGGGATACCTTTCCCTGTCCTGTGAACAGATACTGTCTTTGTCCTATTAAACCCTTTCTGAGTCTGGTGGAGCACACCCAGCAGTGTGGACGTCATGTTCTAGAAAGCATTTGCCCCCTTTTGATCCTAAATGCTAATGACAGAATTAATATTTGCATAACAATTAACCATTGCAGTCGTATTTTTGCAGTTGTTTTGGAGAAAGCTTGAAAGTTAAATTAGTTGAGTATCAGAGTGAACTCCattataaagataagaaaattgattCAGACACATCCACGTTCCAGAGCCAATGCATGGTGGGTCAGAACTTGAGTCCACAGCAAAGGTGTGACTGAAATCCCATCTTTAAGGACTTTCTTATAGAAGGATAGTGACAGAATTCTGCCTTCCTCTTGCCAACATGTGTGTGGGTGggctcacacagacacacagacatgagCAATACTCCTGCAGCAATCAGAAGATCTGTAATCTAGTCTAGTTCTACTGGCTGTATGGACTTGGTGAGTGTCCTCAAATTCTTTGGTTATCAAATTTCTCATCTTTATATGAAGACAATAAAAGCAATATGTATCTCCAGGGCTCATTATGAACACCAAATGAgacaatacatatatatatttcttcactCTATCCTGAATATGGTGAACTCGTAATAAATGTTggttcacattatatttctacaaGATGGTTCTAAATTTTGGTTGGTAAACTATTCCCaaaattctgttcctttttttttttttttctcctccctggaAATGTCAAAAGCAATACTGACAGACTAATGGTGAGGATGAAATTCCCCCAAAGAAATAACTGAAGTAGGCTGGAGGTGGGGTTAGTTTGTGACCCTGAAGTGAAGTTTCTAGTACAGAAATTGAAGAAAGGAAAGGTAGAAAGAGTGGCTCTTGTTTCACAGACCTGCATAAACACGCATTTCCTTTGCAAATATGATGTCTCTGTATGTTGACATAGCAAAACAGCAGAACTGGTTCCATTCTGAAGGGCAAG
It encodes:
- the LOC100481154 gene encoding olfactory receptor 10T2, with amino-acid sequence MTRQNQSVITEFILIGFSNLGHLQVPLFFTFLLVYLTTLMANATIMTVIRLDRTLHTPMYFFLFVLSFSETCYTLVIVPKMLTNLLSMSQTISFSGCAAQLFFFMGLACTNCFLIAAMGYDRYVAICNPLNYTLVVSRATCVLLVLASSCCGFLISVVVNVLVFSVPFCASNQINHFFCDISPVIKLGCSDTSLKEMVIFFLSILVLLVPFVLVFISYVFIVSAILKIASAEGQRKAFATCASHLTVVVVHYGCASFIYLRPTSLYSSDKDRLVAVTYTVITPLLNPLVYTLRNKEVKSALNETAGLEFEDLL